Within the Pseudonocardia alni genome, the region CTGCCGTGAGTGCCGGGACGCGACGGGAGTCAGCGCCACCTGGCCCTGCGTGACCCGCGAGCTGGCCGAGCAGGCCCGCTCGATGTCCTCCGACGGCCCCGGCACCGTCGACGAGCGGCCCGCCGAGGGCGCCGTGGCCGGGCGTCGCCGGGCCCGGGACCTCTCGGCCCCGCTCGGCAACGGCCGGCACCGCTCGATCTAGGCCGCTCCGGTGCCCCGGACACCACGTCCGGGGCACCGCCGTCGTCAGGAGAGCCGGGCGGGCGCGGCCGGGCGGTGCGTCTCCCGGATGAGCAGCACCGCGACCAGCGAGATCACGGCGACGACGACCATGTAGGCCGCGACCGCCATCGACGTGCCGTAGCCCTGCTGCAGGGCGGCAGCGATCAGCGGTGCGAACCCACCGCCCAGCACGGCGCCGACGGCGTAGGAGAACGAGGCGCCGCTGTAGCGGAAGCGGGCCTCGAACATCTCCGCGAACAACGCGGACTGCGGGCCGTAGGACAGGCCCAGCCCCACCGTGAGCACGACGACCGCGACGACCATCGCGGCGAACCCGGTGGTGTCGAGCAGCAGGAAGAACGGCACCGGCCACACCACGAGCAGTACCGAGCCCACCAGATAGGCGCGCTTGCGGCCCACCCGGTCGGACCAGACCGCGCCGCCGACGATGCTGACCAGCCAGCTCAGCGAGCCGATGATCACGACGACGATCATGGTGTTCCGCGGGACCTCGAGCACCTGGGTGCCGTAGGAGAGCAGGTAGGCCAGGAAGATGTAGCCGATCGCGTTGTTCGCGACGAAGCTGACCGAGGCCAGCACCAGCTCGCGCGGACGGTGCCGGAACACCTCCAGGATCGGGGCGCGGCTGCGGCCGCGGTTCTGCCGCAGCATCGCGAACACCGGGCTCTCCTCGACCCGCAGCCGGATCACGAGCCCGACGACGACGAGCAGGATCGACAGCAGGAACGGGATCCGCCAGCCCCACGCGGCGAACTGCTCGGGGGTGGTCAGGTTGGACACGACGAGGAACACCAGCTGGGCCAGGATCAGCCCGGCGGGCACCCCGATCTGCGGGAACGAGCCGTAGCGTCCGCGCCTGCCGGGCGGGGCGTGCTCGACCGCCATCAGCGCTGCGCCGCCCCACTCACCGCCGGCCGAGAGACCCTGCAGCAGGCGCAGCACGACGAGCAGCACCGGGGCCGCGACGCCGATCTGGCCGTAGGTGGGCAGCAGGCCGACGCCGACGGTGGCCACGCCCATCAGCAGCAGCGAGAGGACCAGCATCTTCTTGCGGCCGAGGCGGTCGCCGAAGTGCCCCCACACAATGCCGCCGAGCGGACGCGCCACCAGCCCGACCCCGAGGGTCGCGAACGCGGCCAGGGTGCCCGAGGCCGCGGACATCGTGGTGAAGAACTGGCTATTGAACACCAGGGCCGCGGCCGTGGCGTAGATGAAGAAGTCGTACCACTCGATCGTCGTGCCGATCGCGCTCGTCGCGGCGACCCGGCGCACCTGCGCGGGCGCGGAGCCGGTCGTGTCGGCGGCGCTCGTCGGGCCCGCGCCGGGCCCGGCCTGCTGCTCGGTCATGCGTCCTCCCCTGACCCGGGGCGGCGGTGTCCCGGACCGCGCCACTTTTGCACCGAACGTCCGGTCGGGTAAAGACGTGCGGGGTGCCCGATCCGTGCCACTCGTCGCACGGCCGGGTGCGGTCGCCGCCACGAACGGCCCGCGAAGATCGGACATCACGGGACATTCGCTACCGTCCGATCACTGAACACGCGGTCCGGTACCCCCCGACGGGCCGGGATCCCCCGATCCCGACGCTCCCCCGCAGCCCGGCCGGTCCGCGTGCCGGAGGAGAGACCGTCGTGCCCCGACACCGACATCGGGCGCAGGCCGGGCTGCGGCCCGGGCTGCGTCACGTCGCCACCGCGGCCGCCGTCGCGAGCGGCACGCTCGCCGTCGTCACGCCCGTGACCGGGCTCGGCGTCGGACCGGCCGAGGCCGACCTGCGCCTGGCCGCACAGGACGTGTCCGACGGCCGGGACGGTGACACCCCCGGCGCGCCGTTCGCCGAGGCCGCGGCCGCCGCCGAGGGACTGCGGGACACACCCGTCCTCGGCGCCGAGATCGTCCGCGACGCGGGCCTGCTCGACCCGGCCGCGGACGCGAGCCTCGCCGCGGCCCGCAAGGCCCAGGACCTGGCGCAGGAGGCCGCC harbors:
- a CDS encoding MFS transporter; amino-acid sequence: MTEQQAGPGAGPTSAADTTGSAPAQVRRVAATSAIGTTIEWYDFFIYATAAALVFNSQFFTTMSAASGTLAAFATLGVGLVARPLGGIVWGHFGDRLGRKKMLVLSLLLMGVATVGVGLLPTYGQIGVAAPVLLVVLRLLQGLSAGGEWGGAALMAVEHAPPGRRGRYGSFPQIGVPAGLILAQLVFLVVSNLTTPEQFAAWGWRIPFLLSILLVVVGLVIRLRVEESPVFAMLRQNRGRSRAPILEVFRHRPRELVLASVSFVANNAIGYIFLAYLLSYGTQVLEVPRNTMIVVVIIGSLSWLVSIVGGAVWSDRVGRKRAYLVGSVLLVVWPVPFFLLLDTTGFAAMVVAVVVLTVGLGLSYGPQSALFAEMFEARFRYSGASFSYAVGAVLGGGFAPLIAAALQQGYGTSMAVAAYMVVVAVISLVAVLLIRETHRPAAPARLS